Within Fusobacterium sp. SYSU M8D902, the genomic segment TAGGGTAAATTTACAATGGATTTTTTATTGAAATTTTATGCTGCAACTTCTTGGAATTCTATTATACACCAAACATTCTAGTACTCATAGATATAATAGCACTCTAAATACTTTCTAGTCAAATAAAAGAGAGAAAATGTCAATTCCTAACATCTTCTCTCTTTCCTTTAATATTTATTATTAGTTAAAATATTTTTTTAATAACTTGTCATAAGTTCCATTAGCTTTTATCTCATTTAATCCCTTTTCTAACTTTTCTAATAACTCTTTATCATTTTTTCTAACAGCAATAGCATATTTCTCTTGAGCACTTTCAGCCTCTGCTATTTGAAGTCCTGAGTTTTGTTTTACATAGTTTTCAGCAGGTTCAGAGTCTAAAACTACAGCATCTATCTTATCAGCTTTTAAAGCCATTATACCAGCATATGCTGCGTTATATCTCTCAATCTTAACTCCTTCCATATCACTTACTATTACATCTCCTGTAAATCCTAACATAACTCCAACTCTTTTTCCTTTTAGATCATCAAATGATTTTATACTGTTATTTCCCTCTTTTACTATAATAACTTGACTAGCAGTATAATAAGGTTGTGTAAAAGATACCATTTTTTGTCTCTCTTCAGTTGCTGTCATTCCAGCTATTACCACATCAACTTTTTTCATCTGTAGAGCTGGTAATAATCCATCAAAAGCCATATCCTGTATTTTTATATCAGCATCTA encodes:
- a CDS encoding basic amino acid ABC transporter substrate-binding protein — encoded protein: MKKMLKNVLVGLMVLSLSSLAMAKEKIYVGTNAEFPPFEYLEKGEIVGFDIEMMNEIGKVLDADIKIQDMAFDGLLPALQMKKVDVVIAGMTATEERQKMVSFTQPYYTASQVIIVKEGNNSIKSFDDLKGKRVGVMLGFTGDVIVSDMEGVKIERYNAAYAGIMALKADKIDAVVLDSEPAENYVKQNSGLQIAEAESAQEKYAIAVRKNDKELLEKLEKGLNEIKANGTYDKLLKKYFN